The following are from one region of the Sorghum bicolor cultivar BTx623 chromosome 2, Sorghum_bicolor_NCBIv3, whole genome shotgun sequence genome:
- the LOC8063462 gene encoding protein EMSY-LIKE 3 isoform X2 codes for MSAFGRRYDRAALSDITNRSGQHQHVNYSYSPHPQVGSYKHDDAGCRMDTADSEAQLAANVMRNQYRPHIKCLEMQGSSEPSELNCRYNARTEKNIVDSRGAHSWLDANPEVYKMMQTSLELLMSRSRKVHPPNLPDSTYGGELNKVTNSQVHGIAQPSDVHKMVQTPLEMEMLMSQSRNVWPPNLLGSTYGGESASVASPQVDGIDDDLPPPNLNSTDMRGTEHVSGNGRAITPTSSHDTAQTAMEAQIHQLEQEAYCSVLRAFKAQSDTITWEKEGLITELREELRVSDEEHRQLLNRINNDDFTRSISEWRSKGRFDARAPNNPKPVYDPLSIHTTSARKRQKTSQPLTASPAPSPPMHSQQVAAPTHPSSSTATKEVPPGPIGKRLKTGQKVPGGSAVKSMSSSEGLSARRPHLNRYFPSCPAAELSQAQTVNPLIGRKAMNRWPDDNNFYEVVISDYNQETGLYALVHDMNTSNETWEWVDLKKMGQEDIRWQEDGSGIDPVMYLQSHGAQTRGAGKSTSHGGPKPVPGRRISFQKNVSKKDFLPPQNVDETRSYNNINIFHTGSLIKVVKKIFSVTNPDPLEVEWAKKALQDQERSLVGAITRLAEASDVASG; via the exons ATGTCAGCATTCGGAAGGCGGTATGATAGGGCTGCTCTGTCAGATATTACCAATCGAAGTGGCCAGCATCAGCATGTGAACTACAGTTACTCACCGCACCCACAAG TAGGAAGTTACAAACATGATGATGCTGGCTGCCGAATGGACACTGCAGATTCTGAAGCACAGCTTGCAGCTAATGTAATGAGGAACCAATACAGGCCTCACATAAAGTGTTTGGAAATGCAAGGGAGTTCAGAGCCATCTGAACTGAATTGCAGATACAATGCTCGTACTGAAAAGAATATAGTCGATTCGAGAGGTGCCCATTCCTGGCTTGATGCAAACCCAGAAG TATACAAGATGATGCAGACGTCACTTGAGCTGCTGATGTCCCGAAGCAGAAAAGTCCACCCACCAAATTTGCCTGATTCCACTTATGGTGGGGAACTGAATAAGGTTACAAATTCACAAGTTCATGGTATTGCGCAGCCATCTGACG TACACAAGATGGTTCAGACGCCATTGGAGATGGAGATGCTGATGTCCCAGAGCAGAAATGTTTGGCCACCAAACTTGCTTGGTTCCACTTATGGTGGGGAATCGGCAAGTGTTGCAAGTCCGCAAGTTGATG GAATTGATGATGATCTTCCACCACCAAACTTGAATAGTACAGATATGAGGGGCACTGAGCATGTCAGTGGTAATGGAAGAGCAATTACTCCTACTAGTTCACATGATACGGCACAGACAGCTATGGAAGCACAAATTCATCAGCTTGAGCAAGAAGCATATTGTTCGGTTCTTCGTGCATTTAAAGCACAGTCTGATACCATTACATGG GAGAAAGAAGGTCTCATAACAGAACTAAGGGAGGAGCTAAGGGTATCTGATGAAGAACATAGGCAGCTATTAAACAGGATCAACAATGATGATTTTACTCGCAGCATAAG TGAATGGAGATCAAAAGGAAGATTTGATGCAAGGGCGCCCAATAATCCTAAGCCAGTATATGATCCTTTGTCCATTCATACTACCTCTGCCCGCAAGAGGCAAAAGACATCTCAACCCCTCACTGCTTCACCTGCGCCATCTCCTCCGATGCATTCACAGCAGGTGGCTGCACCAACACACCCATCATCTTCAACAGCTACGAAGGAAGTTCCACCGGGACCTATAGGAAAAAGGCTAAAAACA GGCCAGAAGGTACCTGGGGGCTCTGCAGTGAAGTCCATGTCATCTTCAGAAGGTCTTAGTGCAAGAAGGCCACATTTGAATAGATATTTTCCTAGTTGTCCTGCTGCTGAACTTTCTCAAGCACAGACTGTCAACCCATTAATTGGCCGTAAAGCCATGAATCGTTGGCCTGATGATAATAATTTCTATGAAGTAGTTATATCTGATTACAATCAAGAAACG GGCCTTTACGCGCTGGTTCACGACATGAATACATCAAATGAGACTTGGGAGTGGGTTGATCTTAAGAAG ATGGGACAGGAAGATATAAGATGGCAAGAGGATGGGTCTGGGATAGACCCTGTGATGTATTTACAAAGTCACGGTGCTCAAACTCGTGGTGCTGGGAAGTCCACTAGCCATGGTGGGCCGAAGCCTGTTCCTGGAAGAAGAATAAGTTTCCAAAAGAATGTATCCAAGAAGGATTTTCTACCTCCACAAAATGTTGATGAGACAAGAAGTTACaacaatatcaatatatttcaTACTGGGAGCCTGATAAAAGTG GTAAAGAAAATTTTTAGCGTTACCAATCCTGATCCCCTGGAAGTAGAGTGGGCAAAGAAAGCATTGCAA GATCAAGAGCGGTCTCTAGTTGGTGCAATAACAAGGCTTGCTGAGGCATCTGATGTTGCAAGTG GTTAG
- the LOC8063462 gene encoding protein EMSY-LIKE 3 isoform X4 yields the protein MSAFGRRYDRAALSDITNRSGQHQHVNYSYSPHPQDSEAQLAANVMRNQYRPHIKCLEMQGSSEPSELNCRYNARTEKNIVDSRGAHSWLDANPEVYKMMQTSLELLMSRSRKVHPPNLPDSTYGGELNKVTNSQVHGIAQPSDVHKMVQTPLEMEMLMSQSRNVWPPNLLGSTYGGESASVASPQVDGIDDDLPPPNLNSTDMRGTEHVSGNGRAITPTSSHDTAQTAMEAQIHQLEQEAYCSVLRAFKAQSDTITWEKEGLITELREELRVSDEEHRQLLNRINNDDFTRSISEWRSKGRFDARAPNNPKPVYDPLSIHTTSARKRQKTSQPLTASPAPSPPMHSQQVAAPTHPSSSTATKEVPPGPIGKRLKTGQKVPGGSAVKSMSSSEGLSARRPHLNRYFPSCPAAELSQAQTVNPLIGRKAMNRWPDDNNFYEVVISDYNQETGLYALVHDMNTSNETWEWVDLKKMGQEDIRWQEDGSGIDPVMYLQSHGAQTRGAGKSTSHGGPKPVPGRRISFQKNVSKKDFLPPQNVDETRSYNNINIFHTGSLIKVVKKIFSVTNPDPLEVEWAKKALQDQERSLVGAITRLAEASDVASG from the exons ATGTCAGCATTCGGAAGGCGGTATGATAGGGCTGCTCTGTCAGATATTACCAATCGAAGTGGCCAGCATCAGCATGTGAACTACAGTTACTCACCGCACCCACAAG ATTCTGAAGCACAGCTTGCAGCTAATGTAATGAGGAACCAATACAGGCCTCACATAAAGTGTTTGGAAATGCAAGGGAGTTCAGAGCCATCTGAACTGAATTGCAGATACAATGCTCGTACTGAAAAGAATATAGTCGATTCGAGAGGTGCCCATTCCTGGCTTGATGCAAACCCAGAAG TATACAAGATGATGCAGACGTCACTTGAGCTGCTGATGTCCCGAAGCAGAAAAGTCCACCCACCAAATTTGCCTGATTCCACTTATGGTGGGGAACTGAATAAGGTTACAAATTCACAAGTTCATGGTATTGCGCAGCCATCTGACG TACACAAGATGGTTCAGACGCCATTGGAGATGGAGATGCTGATGTCCCAGAGCAGAAATGTTTGGCCACCAAACTTGCTTGGTTCCACTTATGGTGGGGAATCGGCAAGTGTTGCAAGTCCGCAAGTTGATG GAATTGATGATGATCTTCCACCACCAAACTTGAATAGTACAGATATGAGGGGCACTGAGCATGTCAGTGGTAATGGAAGAGCAATTACTCCTACTAGTTCACATGATACGGCACAGACAGCTATGGAAGCACAAATTCATCAGCTTGAGCAAGAAGCATATTGTTCGGTTCTTCGTGCATTTAAAGCACAGTCTGATACCATTACATGG GAGAAAGAAGGTCTCATAACAGAACTAAGGGAGGAGCTAAGGGTATCTGATGAAGAACATAGGCAGCTATTAAACAGGATCAACAATGATGATTTTACTCGCAGCATAAG TGAATGGAGATCAAAAGGAAGATTTGATGCAAGGGCGCCCAATAATCCTAAGCCAGTATATGATCCTTTGTCCATTCATACTACCTCTGCCCGCAAGAGGCAAAAGACATCTCAACCCCTCACTGCTTCACCTGCGCCATCTCCTCCGATGCATTCACAGCAGGTGGCTGCACCAACACACCCATCATCTTCAACAGCTACGAAGGAAGTTCCACCGGGACCTATAGGAAAAAGGCTAAAAACA GGCCAGAAGGTACCTGGGGGCTCTGCAGTGAAGTCCATGTCATCTTCAGAAGGTCTTAGTGCAAGAAGGCCACATTTGAATAGATATTTTCCTAGTTGTCCTGCTGCTGAACTTTCTCAAGCACAGACTGTCAACCCATTAATTGGCCGTAAAGCCATGAATCGTTGGCCTGATGATAATAATTTCTATGAAGTAGTTATATCTGATTACAATCAAGAAACG GGCCTTTACGCGCTGGTTCACGACATGAATACATCAAATGAGACTTGGGAGTGGGTTGATCTTAAGAAG ATGGGACAGGAAGATATAAGATGGCAAGAGGATGGGTCTGGGATAGACCCTGTGATGTATTTACAAAGTCACGGTGCTCAAACTCGTGGTGCTGGGAAGTCCACTAGCCATGGTGGGCCGAAGCCTGTTCCTGGAAGAAGAATAAGTTTCCAAAAGAATGTATCCAAGAAGGATTTTCTACCTCCACAAAATGTTGATGAGACAAGAAGTTACaacaatatcaatatatttcaTACTGGGAGCCTGATAAAAGTG GTAAAGAAAATTTTTAGCGTTACCAATCCTGATCCCCTGGAAGTAGAGTGGGCAAAGAAAGCATTGCAA GATCAAGAGCGGTCTCTAGTTGGTGCAATAACAAGGCTTGCTGAGGCATCTGATGTTGCAAGTG GATGA
- the LOC8063462 gene encoding protein EMSY-LIKE 3 isoform X1 yields the protein MSAFGRRYDRAALSDITNRSGQHQHVNYSYSPHPQVGSYKHDDAGCRMDTADSEAQLAANVMRNQYRPHIKCLEMQGSSEPSELNCRYNARTEKNIVDSRGAHSWLDANPEVYKMMQTSLELLMSRSRKVHPPNLPDSTYGGELNKVTNSQVHGIAQPSDVHKMVQTPLEMEMLMSQSRNVWPPNLLGSTYGGESASVASPQVDGIDDDLPPPNLNSTDMRGTEHVSGNGRAITPTSSHDTAQTAMEAQIHQLEQEAYCSVLRAFKAQSDTITWEKEGLITELREELRVSDEEHRQLLNRINNDDFTRSISEWRSKGRFDARAPNNPKPVYDPLSIHTTSARKRQKTSQPLTASPAPSPPMHSQQVAAPTHPSSSTATKEVPPGPIGKRLKTGQKVPGGSAVKSMSSSEGLSARRPHLNRYFPSCPAAELSQAQTVNPLIGRKAMNRWPDDNNFYEVVISDYNQETGLYALVHDMNTSNETWEWVDLKKMGQEDIRWQEDGSGIDPVMYLQSHGAQTRGAGKSTSHGGPKPVPGRRISFQKNVSKKDFLPPQNVDETRSYNNINIFHTGSLIKVVKKIFSVTNPDPLEVEWAKKALQDQERSLVGAITRLAEASDVASG from the exons ATGTCAGCATTCGGAAGGCGGTATGATAGGGCTGCTCTGTCAGATATTACCAATCGAAGTGGCCAGCATCAGCATGTGAACTACAGTTACTCACCGCACCCACAAG TAGGAAGTTACAAACATGATGATGCTGGCTGCCGAATGGACACTGCAGATTCTGAAGCACAGCTTGCAGCTAATGTAATGAGGAACCAATACAGGCCTCACATAAAGTGTTTGGAAATGCAAGGGAGTTCAGAGCCATCTGAACTGAATTGCAGATACAATGCTCGTACTGAAAAGAATATAGTCGATTCGAGAGGTGCCCATTCCTGGCTTGATGCAAACCCAGAAG TATACAAGATGATGCAGACGTCACTTGAGCTGCTGATGTCCCGAAGCAGAAAAGTCCACCCACCAAATTTGCCTGATTCCACTTATGGTGGGGAACTGAATAAGGTTACAAATTCACAAGTTCATGGTATTGCGCAGCCATCTGACG TACACAAGATGGTTCAGACGCCATTGGAGATGGAGATGCTGATGTCCCAGAGCAGAAATGTTTGGCCACCAAACTTGCTTGGTTCCACTTATGGTGGGGAATCGGCAAGTGTTGCAAGTCCGCAAGTTGATG GAATTGATGATGATCTTCCACCACCAAACTTGAATAGTACAGATATGAGGGGCACTGAGCATGTCAGTGGTAATGGAAGAGCAATTACTCCTACTAGTTCACATGATACGGCACAGACAGCTATGGAAGCACAAATTCATCAGCTTGAGCAAGAAGCATATTGTTCGGTTCTTCGTGCATTTAAAGCACAGTCTGATACCATTACATGG GAGAAAGAAGGTCTCATAACAGAACTAAGGGAGGAGCTAAGGGTATCTGATGAAGAACATAGGCAGCTATTAAACAGGATCAACAATGATGATTTTACTCGCAGCATAAG TGAATGGAGATCAAAAGGAAGATTTGATGCAAGGGCGCCCAATAATCCTAAGCCAGTATATGATCCTTTGTCCATTCATACTACCTCTGCCCGCAAGAGGCAAAAGACATCTCAACCCCTCACTGCTTCACCTGCGCCATCTCCTCCGATGCATTCACAGCAGGTGGCTGCACCAACACACCCATCATCTTCAACAGCTACGAAGGAAGTTCCACCGGGACCTATAGGAAAAAGGCTAAAAACA GGCCAGAAGGTACCTGGGGGCTCTGCAGTGAAGTCCATGTCATCTTCAGAAGGTCTTAGTGCAAGAAGGCCACATTTGAATAGATATTTTCCTAGTTGTCCTGCTGCTGAACTTTCTCAAGCACAGACTGTCAACCCATTAATTGGCCGTAAAGCCATGAATCGTTGGCCTGATGATAATAATTTCTATGAAGTAGTTATATCTGATTACAATCAAGAAACG GGCCTTTACGCGCTGGTTCACGACATGAATACATCAAATGAGACTTGGGAGTGGGTTGATCTTAAGAAG ATGGGACAGGAAGATATAAGATGGCAAGAGGATGGGTCTGGGATAGACCCTGTGATGTATTTACAAAGTCACGGTGCTCAAACTCGTGGTGCTGGGAAGTCCACTAGCCATGGTGGGCCGAAGCCTGTTCCTGGAAGAAGAATAAGTTTCCAAAAGAATGTATCCAAGAAGGATTTTCTACCTCCACAAAATGTTGATGAGACAAGAAGTTACaacaatatcaatatatttcaTACTGGGAGCCTGATAAAAGTG GTAAAGAAAATTTTTAGCGTTACCAATCCTGATCCCCTGGAAGTAGAGTGGGCAAAGAAAGCATTGCAA GATCAAGAGCGGTCTCTAGTTGGTGCAATAACAAGGCTTGCTGAGGCATCTGATGTTGCAAGTG GATGA
- the LOC8063462 gene encoding protein EMSY-LIKE 3 isoform X3 — translation MSAFGRRYDRAALSDITNRSGQHQHVNYSYSPHPQGSYKHDDAGCRMDTADSEAQLAANVMRNQYRPHIKCLEMQGSSEPSELNCRYNARTEKNIVDSRGAHSWLDANPEVYKMMQTSLELLMSRSRKVHPPNLPDSTYGGELNKVTNSQVHGIAQPSDVHKMVQTPLEMEMLMSQSRNVWPPNLLGSTYGGESASVASPQVDGIDDDLPPPNLNSTDMRGTEHVSGNGRAITPTSSHDTAQTAMEAQIHQLEQEAYCSVLRAFKAQSDTITWEKEGLITELREELRVSDEEHRQLLNRINNDDFTRSISEWRSKGRFDARAPNNPKPVYDPLSIHTTSARKRQKTSQPLTASPAPSPPMHSQQVAAPTHPSSSTATKEVPPGPIGKRLKTGQKVPGGSAVKSMSSSEGLSARRPHLNRYFPSCPAAELSQAQTVNPLIGRKAMNRWPDDNNFYEVVISDYNQETGLYALVHDMNTSNETWEWVDLKKMGQEDIRWQEDGSGIDPVMYLQSHGAQTRGAGKSTSHGGPKPVPGRRISFQKNVSKKDFLPPQNVDETRSYNNINIFHTGSLIKVVKKIFSVTNPDPLEVEWAKKALQDQERSLVGAITRLAEASDVASG, via the exons ATGTCAGCATTCGGAAGGCGGTATGATAGGGCTGCTCTGTCAGATATTACCAATCGAAGTGGCCAGCATCAGCATGTGAACTACAGTTACTCACCGCACCCACAAG GAAGTTACAAACATGATGATGCTGGCTGCCGAATGGACACTGCAGATTCTGAAGCACAGCTTGCAGCTAATGTAATGAGGAACCAATACAGGCCTCACATAAAGTGTTTGGAAATGCAAGGGAGTTCAGAGCCATCTGAACTGAATTGCAGATACAATGCTCGTACTGAAAAGAATATAGTCGATTCGAGAGGTGCCCATTCCTGGCTTGATGCAAACCCAGAAG TATACAAGATGATGCAGACGTCACTTGAGCTGCTGATGTCCCGAAGCAGAAAAGTCCACCCACCAAATTTGCCTGATTCCACTTATGGTGGGGAACTGAATAAGGTTACAAATTCACAAGTTCATGGTATTGCGCAGCCATCTGACG TACACAAGATGGTTCAGACGCCATTGGAGATGGAGATGCTGATGTCCCAGAGCAGAAATGTTTGGCCACCAAACTTGCTTGGTTCCACTTATGGTGGGGAATCGGCAAGTGTTGCAAGTCCGCAAGTTGATG GAATTGATGATGATCTTCCACCACCAAACTTGAATAGTACAGATATGAGGGGCACTGAGCATGTCAGTGGTAATGGAAGAGCAATTACTCCTACTAGTTCACATGATACGGCACAGACAGCTATGGAAGCACAAATTCATCAGCTTGAGCAAGAAGCATATTGTTCGGTTCTTCGTGCATTTAAAGCACAGTCTGATACCATTACATGG GAGAAAGAAGGTCTCATAACAGAACTAAGGGAGGAGCTAAGGGTATCTGATGAAGAACATAGGCAGCTATTAAACAGGATCAACAATGATGATTTTACTCGCAGCATAAG TGAATGGAGATCAAAAGGAAGATTTGATGCAAGGGCGCCCAATAATCCTAAGCCAGTATATGATCCTTTGTCCATTCATACTACCTCTGCCCGCAAGAGGCAAAAGACATCTCAACCCCTCACTGCTTCACCTGCGCCATCTCCTCCGATGCATTCACAGCAGGTGGCTGCACCAACACACCCATCATCTTCAACAGCTACGAAGGAAGTTCCACCGGGACCTATAGGAAAAAGGCTAAAAACA GGCCAGAAGGTACCTGGGGGCTCTGCAGTGAAGTCCATGTCATCTTCAGAAGGTCTTAGTGCAAGAAGGCCACATTTGAATAGATATTTTCCTAGTTGTCCTGCTGCTGAACTTTCTCAAGCACAGACTGTCAACCCATTAATTGGCCGTAAAGCCATGAATCGTTGGCCTGATGATAATAATTTCTATGAAGTAGTTATATCTGATTACAATCAAGAAACG GGCCTTTACGCGCTGGTTCACGACATGAATACATCAAATGAGACTTGGGAGTGGGTTGATCTTAAGAAG ATGGGACAGGAAGATATAAGATGGCAAGAGGATGGGTCTGGGATAGACCCTGTGATGTATTTACAAAGTCACGGTGCTCAAACTCGTGGTGCTGGGAAGTCCACTAGCCATGGTGGGCCGAAGCCTGTTCCTGGAAGAAGAATAAGTTTCCAAAAGAATGTATCCAAGAAGGATTTTCTACCTCCACAAAATGTTGATGAGACAAGAAGTTACaacaatatcaatatatttcaTACTGGGAGCCTGATAAAAGTG GTAAAGAAAATTTTTAGCGTTACCAATCCTGATCCCCTGGAAGTAGAGTGGGCAAAGAAAGCATTGCAA GATCAAGAGCGGTCTCTAGTTGGTGCAATAACAAGGCTTGCTGAGGCATCTGATGTTGCAAGTG GATGA
- the LOC8063461 gene encoding cyclin-dependent kinase F-1 — NLHRPRIHPSKQICPTPPGARPQSSSCKISPSLSLSLVLSSRRARNKKRKAHGGGDRHQEAPGARRRSLPPGGQEAFAVRLRLHLRLQEARSARGGHVRQGGAGVPPAHGRDGCRQVGPRHPWRRRRRHPRGPPRGRLPGRLPWRPLGGADPRRGRRRGLRGPLHRHGARRRPDPPRPAQPHGPFPGGHGARCHAPAPARRRVGHRAGALHRDVKPENVLVGPGGALKICDFGSATPVRPPYDPEDRVGTLWYLAPEMLKGSRCYGPPVDMWALGCVMLELLTGEPMFLGVETKDDLLVEVSQLRHKMDSDGMAAFKGLPPDLSKAAGELLCGLLCFDEGKRLTAAQALNHRWFSESEEAESMGLLTEDASEEAESLGPEDT, encoded by the coding sequence AATCTGCACCGTCCACGCATCCATCCCTCTAAACAGATCTGCCCGACGCCGCCAGGCGCCCGCCCGCAGAGCAGCTCTTGCAAAATTTCACCTTCCCTCTCCCTTTCTCTGGTTCTCTCCTCTCGGCGCGCGCGCAACAAGAAGCGGAAAGCTCATGGCGGCGGCGATCGCCACCAGGAAGCGCCCGGCGCTCGACGACGGTCCCTGCCTCCCGGCGGCCAAGAAGCGTTCGCGGTACGTCTTCGGCTCCATCTACGACTACAAGAAGCTCGGAGTGCTCGGGGAGGGCACGTACGGCAAGGTGGTGCGGGCGTGCCACCGGCCCACGGGCGAGATGGTTGCCGTCAAGTGGGTCCGCGCCacccgtggcggcggcggcgaaggcACCCGCGCGGCCCTCCGCGAGGCAGGCTGCCTGGCCGCCTGCCGTGGCGCCCCCTCGGTGGTGCAGATCCGCGACGTGGCCGCCGACGAGGCCTCCGGGGACCTCTTCATCGTCACGGAGCTCGTCGACGGCCCGACCCTCCGCGGCCGGCTCAACCGCACGGGCCGTTTCCCGGAGGCCACGGCGCGCGCTGCCATGCGCCAGCTCCTGCACGGCGTCGCGTGGGTCACCGCGCGGGGGCGCTCCACCGCGACGTCAAGCCGGAGAACGTGCTCGTCGGCCCCGGTGGCGCGCTCAAGATCTGCGACTTCGGGTCGGCCACGCCTGTGCGCCCGCCGTACGACCCCGAGGACCGCGTGGGCACCTTGTGGTACCTCGCGCCGGAGATGCTCAAGGGCAGCCGCTGCTACGGCCCGCCGGTCGATATGTGGGCTCTCGGCTGCGTCATGCTAGAGCTGCTCACCGGGGAGCCCATGTTCCTTGGCGTCGAAACAAAGGACGACCTGCTCGTGGAGGTGTCCCAGCTGCGGCACAAGATGGACTCGGACGGGATGGCGGCGTTCAAGGGCCTGCCACCGGACCTGTCCAAGGCTGCCGGCGAGCTCTTGTGTGGGTTGCTTTGCTTCGACGAGGGCAAGAGGCTCACTGCAGCACAAGCGCTCAACCACCGCTGGTTCTCGGAGTCGGAGGAGGCAGAATCCATGGGACTCCTGACTGAGGATGCCTCAGAGGAAGCAGAGTCGCTGGGTCCAGAGGATACCTGA